Proteins encoded in a region of the Inquilinus sp. KBS0705 genome:
- the rseP gene encoding RIP metalloprotease RseP, translating into MDVLIMAGQLILGLSILVILHEFGHFLAARAFGIKVEKFYLFFDAWNFSLFKFNYKGVEYGIGWLPLGGYVKIAGMIDESMDTDQLAGPPQPWEFRSKPAWQRLIVMLGGIIVNIIVGVFIFWILTIRYGETYIPNSEIKYGIVPGTIGQKMGLKAGDKIYAVNGKPIVRFEDLTSPKILLDKTVLNVKRGDKDTSVKVPPTILNDLSDYGIEEFISRLPRIKFAIDTVAAKSGAQLAGLKKGDSIIAVNGNKVVFFDEMQAQLRKNKNKQVQLSIKRDTTVQLINAKVNKEGVLGFKPKADLPKDTTIKYGFFGSLPVGAVKAWGMFTDNAKGISKIFTGQVKARKAISSPIGIAVMFGSHVDWIRFWSLVGFLSMVLALTNLLPIPGLDGGHTVFLLIEMVKGKPLSDKFLERAQIVGFVLLISLMVFAFGNDIVKQVMKK; encoded by the coding sequence ATGGACGTTTTGATAATGGCCGGCCAATTAATACTTGGTCTTTCAATTTTAGTAATACTACACGAATTTGGGCATTTTTTAGCAGCCCGCGCTTTCGGAATAAAAGTAGAGAAGTTTTACCTGTTTTTTGATGCCTGGAACTTCAGCCTTTTTAAATTTAACTATAAAGGTGTTGAATATGGCATTGGCTGGTTGCCATTAGGTGGCTATGTGAAAATTGCCGGTATGATAGATGAGTCGATGGATACCGACCAGCTGGCCGGGCCACCGCAACCCTGGGAGTTTCGTTCAAAACCGGCATGGCAGCGTTTAATTGTAATGTTAGGTGGTATAATTGTTAATATTATAGTTGGTGTTTTTATATTCTGGATATTAACTATCCGCTATGGCGAAACCTACATACCCAATTCTGAAATTAAATATGGCATAGTACCGGGTACCATCGGGCAAAAAATGGGCCTTAAAGCCGGTGATAAAATTTACGCGGTAAACGGTAAACCTATTGTCAGGTTTGAGGACCTTACCAGCCCTAAGATATTATTAGACAAAACTGTATTAAACGTTAAACGTGGGGATAAAGACACATCAGTTAAAGTACCCCCAACTATTCTTAACGACCTGTCTGATTATGGCATAGAAGAATTTATAAGCCGTTTACCTCGTATAAAATTCGCTATTGACACAGTGGCTGCAAAAAGCGGTGCCCAACTGGCCGGTTTGAAAAAAGGCGATAGTATTATTGCAGTTAATGGCAATAAGGTTGTGTTTTTTGATGAGATGCAGGCGCAGTTGCGTAAAAATAAAAACAAGCAAGTGCAGCTTTCAATCAAACGCGACACCACCGTACAACTAATTAATGCTAAGGTAAATAAAGAAGGTGTTTTAGGCTTTAAACCCAAAGCTGATCTGCCAAAAGATACTACTATTAAGTACGGTTTCTTTGGATCGTTACCTGTAGGGGCTGTTAAGGCATGGGGTATGTTTACCGATAATGCCAAAGGCATCAGCAAAATTTTTACCGGTCAGGTTAAGGCGCGTAAGGCTATATCAAGCCCTATAGGCATCGCTGTAATGTTTGGCAGCCATGTAGACTGGATACGTTTTTGGAGCCTTGTAGGCTTTCTTTCAATGGTATTAGCGCTTACTAACCTGTTGCCTATACCAGGGTTAGATGGCGGGCACACGGTATTTTTACTTATCGAGATGGTAAAGGGCAAACCACTAAGCGACAAGTTTTTGGAACGTGCGCAAATAGTAGGCTTTGTTTTATTAATATCGTTAATGGTATTTGCCTTTGGCAACGATATTGTTAAACAGGTAATGAAGAAATAA
- a CDS encoding 1-deoxy-D-xylulose-5-phosphate reductoisomerase, producing the protein MNTTTKNIAILGSTGSIGTQTLEVIKDNPGLFRAYMLTAHSNAYLLIEQALEFVPEYVIICDESKSGEIKLALAHLPIKVLGGYEAIKEMVTHPNIDIVLTAMVGFAGLEPTINAIKAGKDIALANKETLVVAGELVTALAKQHGVKILPVDSEHSAIFQCLAGEENNKIEKIILTASGGPFRGKGLDYLASVTREHALKHPNWVMGAKITIDSASLMNKGLEVIEAKWLFDLQADQIDVIVHPQSIIHSMVQFEDGSIKAQMGLPDMKLPIQYALSYPDRVKNNFKRFDFTAYPNLTFEKADIDTFRNLKLAFEALNKGGNMPCIINAANEIAVAAFLKNETGFLAMSDIIEACMQKIDYIDNPSLTDYLNTDKETRIFAQNLITKMPLKAVQS; encoded by the coding sequence TTGAACACTACTACTAAAAATATTGCCATTTTAGGCTCTACAGGCAGCATAGGCACACAAACGCTGGAAGTTATAAAGGACAATCCGGGCCTGTTTCGTGCTTATATGCTAACTGCCCACTCAAATGCTTACCTGTTAATTGAGCAGGCACTTGAGTTTGTGCCCGAATACGTAATTATTTGCGATGAAAGTAAATCTGGCGAGATAAAATTAGCACTTGCTCATCTACCTATAAAAGTTTTAGGTGGATATGAAGCCATTAAGGAAATGGTAACCCATCCCAATATTGATATTGTTTTAACTGCTATGGTGGGCTTTGCCGGTTTAGAACCTACCATAAATGCCATTAAAGCTGGTAAGGACATAGCCTTGGCTAACAAAGAGACTTTAGTAGTTGCAGGCGAGCTGGTAACAGCCTTAGCTAAGCAGCATGGTGTTAAAATATTACCAGTTGACAGTGAACACTCTGCCATATTTCAGTGCCTTGCAGGAGAGGAAAACAACAAAATAGAAAAGATAATCCTTACCGCATCAGGCGGGCCGTTTCGTGGCAAGGGGCTGGATTATTTAGCAAGCGTAACCCGTGAGCACGCACTTAAGCACCCAAATTGGGTTATGGGTGCCAAAATAACTATTGATTCGGCATCATTAATGAACAAAGGGCTGGAGGTAATAGAAGCCAAATGGCTGTTTGACCTGCAAGCAGATCAAATTGATGTTATTGTTCATCCGCAGTCTATCATACACTCTATGGTTCAGTTTGAGGATGGCTCAATAAAGGCACAAATGGGCTTGCCCGATATGAAACTGCCTATACAATACGCTTTAAGTTACCCTGATCGTGTTAAAAATAATTTTAAACGGTTTGATTTTACGGCTTACCCTAACTTAACATTTGAGAAAGCGGATATAGACACCTTTCGCAACCTGAAACTGGCTTTCGAGGCGTTAAATAAAGGTGGCAATATGCCCTGCATAATTAATGCAGCAAATGAAATAGCAGTTGCTGCATTTTTAAAAAACGAAACCGGTTTTTTAGCCATGAGCGACATAATTGAAGCCTGCATGCAAAAAATAGATTACATCGATAATCCGTCGTTAACCGACTATTTGAATACTGATAAAGAAACACGCATATTTGCGCAAAATTTAATAACAAAAATGCCGTTAAAGGCAGTGCAATCTTAA
- a CDS encoding GH3 auxin-responsive promoter family protein codes for MGLKAVLSKVFAWCVNRQLNHIRQNAVALQQQVFSNLIHTAKNTAFGTDHCFVEINNYEDFKKRVPIRDYEELRPYIERITHGEVNVLWPGKPAYLAKTSGTTSGVKYIPISKESMPEHIKAARNALLSYIHETGKSDFVDGKMIFLQGSPVLAEKAGVSTGRLSGIVAHHVPAYLQKNRLPSYQTNCIEDWEEKVDAIVKETVNEDMRLISGIPPWCQMYFDRLSAVKGGKKIKDIFPNFKLYVHGGVNYEPYRARMEESIGAKIDSIETYPASEGFIAFQDSQTDKGLLLMVDAGIFYEFIPSEEYFNDNPTRINLKDVELDKNYALILNTSAGLWGYSLGDTVKFVSKNPYKIVVSGRIKHYISAFGEHVIGEEVEHALMSVAEQESVDVIEFTVAPQVSPSTGELPYHEWFVEFGKEPKDIKAFALKVDKALQQKNIYYLDLIEGNILQPLIVRSLKKDTFINYMRSQGKLGGQNKVPRLANDRKIADELKPYIN; via the coding sequence ATTAAGCAAAGTATTTGCCTGGTGCGTAAACAGGCAGTTAAACCATATCAGGCAAAACGCAGTTGCATTACAGCAGCAGGTATTCAGCAATTTAATTCATACCGCAAAAAACACAGCCTTTGGTACCGACCACTGTTTTGTCGAAATAAATAACTACGAAGACTTTAAGAAAAGGGTACCCATACGCGACTACGAAGAATTGCGCCCTTATATAGAGCGTATAACACATGGTGAGGTTAATGTACTTTGGCCGGGTAAACCAGCTTATTTAGCCAAAACATCGGGTACTACATCGGGCGTAAAATATATCCCTATCTCAAAAGAAAGCATGCCTGAGCATATTAAGGCAGCTCGTAATGCGCTCTTGAGCTACATACACGAGACCGGTAAATCTGATTTTGTAGATGGCAAAATGATATTTTTGCAAGGCAGCCCCGTATTGGCCGAAAAGGCAGGTGTTTCTACCGGTCGTTTATCGGGTATCGTTGCGCATCATGTACCGGCTTATCTGCAAAAAAACAGGCTTCCATCCTACCAAACCAATTGTATTGAGGACTGGGAAGAAAAAGTAGATGCCATTGTAAAGGAAACGGTTAATGAGGATATGCGCCTGATATCCGGTATACCTCCTTGGTGCCAAATGTATTTTGACAGGCTATCGGCCGTTAAGGGGGGCAAAAAGATAAAGGACATATTCCCTAACTTTAAGCTTTATGTGCATGGCGGCGTTAATTACGAGCCCTACCGCGCCCGTATGGAAGAAAGTATAGGCGCTAAAATAGACAGTATTGAAACCTACCCTGCATCCGAAGGTTTCATTGCTTTTCAGGATTCGCAAACCGATAAAGGTTTACTGTTAATGGTAGATGCCGGTATATTTTACGAATTTATCCCATCAGAAGAGTACTTTAACGATAACCCTACCCGCATTAATTTAAAAGATGTGGAGTTAGATAAAAACTATGCGCTGATACTAAACACCAGCGCAGGTTTATGGGGATACAGCTTAGGCGACACGGTAAAGTTTGTATCAAAAAACCCTTATAAAATTGTGGTTAGCGGCCGCATTAAGCATTATATATCGGCCTTTGGCGAACATGTGATTGGCGAAGAAGTAGAGCATGCACTAATGAGTGTTGCTGAACAAGAAAGTGTAGATGTAATTGAATTTACAGTAGCCCCGCAGGTATCCCCCTCAACGGGCGAACTGCCTTATCATGAGTGGTTTGTTGAATTTGGTAAAGAACCGAAAGATATAAAAGCCTTTGCGCTAAAAGTAGATAAAGCACTGCAGCAAAAAAATATTTACTATTTAGACCTGATAGAGGGTAACATATTGCAACCTTTAATCGTCAGAAGTTTAAAAAAGGATACCTTTATAAACTATATGCGCAGCCAGGGCAAACTTGGCGGTCAAAACAAAGTACCAAGGCTGGCGAATGACCGCAAAATTGCAGACGAGCTAAAACCGTACATTAATTAA
- a CDS encoding DUF4199 domain-containing protein, translating to MSEETKNSIITKLSLRYGLLIGAISIVFTLIFWVINPLMQYTNTFVSLLMFVIIIALLVVFGLEVRKAAGGYWTFGDAFKCLFIMSVYISVLTIVFNYILFNFIDPTLASRVSEALSAKLTEQLSNSGMSQDKIDEFTKSLDGKFNATIKNEATNLGIGLIIYAVIDLIIAAIIKKNPPFAPIIEEEATV from the coding sequence ATGTCTGAAGAAACAAAAAACTCCATTATTACCAAATTATCCCTCCGTTATGGATTATTAATTGGTGCTATATCAATTGTGTTTACACTTATCTTTTGGGTAATAAACCCCTTAATGCAGTACACAAATACTTTTGTATCATTATTAATGTTTGTGATAATTATTGCCTTGCTAGTTGTTTTTGGCCTTGAAGTAAGAAAGGCTGCCGGTGGTTATTGGACATTTGGAGATGCCTTTAAGTGCCTTTTCATTATGTCAGTATACATATCGGTATTAACTATTGTTTTTAACTACATTTTGTTCAATTTTATTGACCCTACGCTGGCATCAAGAGTTAGTGAAGCACTTTCAGCAAAACTTACAGAACAATTAAGTAATTCAGGTATGTCTCAGGACAAGATAGACGAGTTTACAAAGTCTTTAGATGGCAAGTTTAATGCAACTATAAAAAACGAAGCAACGAATTTGGGTATAGGTTTAATTATATATGCTGTTATTGATCTGATCATAGCTGCAATTATTAAAAAGAACCCGCCATTTGCTCCAATTATTGAAGAAGAGGCTACCGTATAA